The Stappia sp. genome window below encodes:
- the smc gene encoding chromosome segregation protein SMC, which produces MKFTKLRVLGFKSFVEPMDFVIGDGLTGVVGPNGCGKSNLVEALRWVMGENSYKSMRASGMDDVIFSGSLNRPARNTAEVTLFLDNSDRTAPSGFNDADALEVTRRIEREGGSNYKINSRDVRARDVQLLFADASTGARSPALVRQGQIGELIAAKPTSRRQILEEAAGISGLHSRRHEAELRLRAAEQNLERLEDVLGQIDGQLDSLKRQARQATRFRNLSSEIRATEAALYYLRWRDCRDRLAEAEREFAEAESGAGEVAHVQAEAAKAQAIAAHKVPQARDAAASAGAALQRLVLARNELDGSEARVRERLSDLSARLQQLHQDIAREEALLGENDEHLAELTAEEEELRAEAMAEDDQRADVALRVEAAESRVVDIEERLAILTEEQASAAARRRQLTETQASARTRVDRLTAQHDERAAQLAALEAELETAPDLEAGREAQLVADEALAAGEEAALDAEERTGAARAALEAARAPLSEAQAQVSRLETEARTLADILAEGQAGDWPAVVEAMTAEPGYETALGAALGEDLDAPVGGAAPMRWAEAGSETAGDPALPEGVAPLARFVSAPAALARRLAQIGVVDAEPAARLQPHLKPGQRLVARDGGLWRWDGFTVSADAPTAAAQRLARKNRLVALEEEIAEAQARRDVAAEAVAMAEGDLAEAGETERAARQRIKDLRAAAEAARQTVVRLERAHAEADARRVGLVETCARLAADLEEARAAFAQADADLAALPDDDGVQHELETVRAQAADARAALARERAAADSLQREADMRRRRMDAIARERANWSQRTAGARQQIETLRERMAQAEDERAELLEAPDEIERKRRELMSEISRAEERRREADDALARAESDQREADRAAQEALAALSSVRERRIRAEERLAAAKGRKSEVEALIDEALEVSVAALPELAGLKEGAPLPDPDALERRLDRLKGERERLGGVNLRADQELAEIEEQRGTLITDRDDLIEAIKRLRGGISNINREARERLLTAFDIVNGHFQRLFTHLFGGGTAELQLVDAEDPLDAGLEIIARPPGKKPQTMTLLSGGEQALTAMALIFAVFLTNPAPICVLDEVDAPLDDANVERYCDLLDEMTRSTETRFVVITHNPITMARMNRLFGVTMAERGVSQLVSVDLETAERFREAV; this is translated from the coding sequence ATGAAGTTCACCAAGCTCCGCGTCCTCGGCTTCAAGTCGTTCGTCGAACCGATGGATTTCGTCATCGGCGACGGGCTGACGGGCGTGGTCGGCCCCAACGGCTGCGGCAAGTCGAACCTTGTCGAGGCGTTGCGCTGGGTGATGGGGGAGAACTCCTACAAGAGCATGCGCGCGTCCGGCATGGACGACGTGATCTTCTCCGGCAGCCTGAACCGTCCGGCCCGCAACACGGCCGAGGTGACGCTCTTCCTCGACAATTCCGACCGCACCGCGCCGTCCGGCTTCAACGACGCCGATGCGCTCGAGGTCACGCGCCGCATCGAGCGCGAGGGCGGCTCGAACTACAAGATCAACTCAAGGGACGTGCGCGCGCGCGACGTGCAGCTGCTGTTCGCCGACGCCTCCACCGGCGCGCGCTCGCCGGCGCTCGTGCGTCAGGGCCAGATCGGGGAGCTGATCGCCGCCAAGCCGACGTCACGCCGTCAGATCCTGGAAGAGGCCGCCGGCATTTCCGGCCTGCATTCGCGCCGTCACGAGGCGGAACTGCGGCTGCGCGCGGCGGAGCAGAATCTCGAGCGGCTGGAGGACGTGCTCGGTCAGATCGACGGCCAGCTCGACAGTCTCAAGCGTCAGGCCCGTCAGGCGACCCGCTTCCGCAATCTCTCCTCCGAGATCCGCGCCACCGAGGCGGCGCTCTATTATCTGCGCTGGCGGGACTGCCGCGACCGGCTGGCGGAGGCGGAACGCGAGTTCGCCGAGGCCGAATCGGGCGCCGGCGAGGTCGCGCATGTGCAGGCCGAGGCCGCCAAGGCGCAGGCGATCGCCGCGCATAAGGTGCCCCAGGCGCGCGACGCGGCGGCCAGCGCGGGCGCCGCACTCCAGCGGCTCGTGCTCGCGCGCAACGAGCTCGACGGCTCGGAGGCGCGCGTGCGCGAACGCCTGTCGGATCTCTCCGCCCGGCTGCAGCAGCTCCATCAGGACATCGCGCGCGAGGAAGCGCTGCTCGGTGAGAACGACGAGCATCTCGCCGAGCTGACGGCGGAAGAAGAGGAACTGCGCGCCGAGGCGATGGCGGAAGACGACCAGCGCGCGGATGTCGCCCTGCGCGTGGAGGCCGCCGAAAGCCGGGTGGTCGACATCGAGGAGCGGCTGGCGATTCTCACCGAGGAGCAGGCCTCCGCGGCCGCGCGCCGGCGCCAGTTGACCGAGACCCAGGCGAGCGCGCGGACCCGTGTCGACCGGCTGACCGCGCAGCACGACGAGCGCGCCGCGCAACTGGCCGCGCTCGAGGCCGAACTGGAAACCGCTCCGGACCTGGAGGCCGGACGCGAGGCGCAACTGGTGGCCGACGAGGCGCTTGCCGCCGGCGAGGAGGCCGCGCTCGACGCGGAGGAGCGCACCGGCGCCGCCCGCGCCGCGCTGGAGGCGGCCCGCGCGCCGCTGTCGGAGGCGCAGGCGCAGGTCTCGCGTCTGGAAACCGAGGCCCGCACGCTTGCCGATATCCTGGCGGAAGGGCAGGCGGGCGACTGGCCGGCGGTCGTCGAGGCGATGACGGCGGAGCCCGGCTACGAGACCGCGCTCGGCGCCGCGCTCGGCGAGGATCTGGACGCGCCGGTGGGCGGCGCGGCGCCGATGCGCTGGGCCGAAGCCGGCTCCGAGACCGCCGGCGATCCGGCGCTGCCCGAGGGGGTCGCGCCGCTGGCGCGCTTCGTGTCGGCGCCGGCCGCGCTCGCCCGGCGGCTGGCCCAGATCGGCGTGGTGGACGCCGAGCCCGCCGCGCGACTTCAGCCGCATCTGAAACCGGGGCAGCGCCTCGTTGCCCGCGACGGCGGCCTGTGGCGCTGGGACGGTTTCACTGTATCGGCGGATGCGCCGACGGCGGCCGCGCAGCGTCTGGCGCGCAAGAACCGGCTGGTCGCGCTGGAGGAGGAGATCGCCGAGGCGCAGGCGCGCCGAGATGTGGCCGCCGAGGCGGTCGCAATGGCCGAGGGCGATCTGGCCGAGGCCGGCGAAACGGAACGCGCGGCCCGTCAGCGCATCAAGGATCTGCGCGCGGCGGCCGAAGCGGCGCGTCAGACGGTGGTGCGGTTGGAGCGTGCCCACGCGGAGGCCGATGCCCGCCGGGTCGGGCTGGTCGAGACCTGCGCGCGGCTCGCCGCCGATCTGGAAGAGGCGCGCGCCGCCTTCGCGCAGGCCGATGCGGATCTGGCGGCGCTTCCCGACGACGACGGCGTCCAGCATGAGCTCGAAACCGTCCGCGCCCAGGCGGCGGATGCACGCGCGGCCCTGGCGCGCGAGCGCGCGGCCGCCGACAGCCTGCAGCGCGAGGCCGACATGCGCCGTCGGCGGATGGACGCCATCGCGCGCGAACGGGCGAACTGGAGCCAGCGCACCGCCGGCGCCCGGCAGCAGATCGAGACCCTGCGCGAGCGCATGGCGCAGGCCGAGGACGAGCGCGCGGAGCTGCTGGAAGCGCCCGACGAGATCGAGCGCAAGCGCCGCGAGCTGATGAGCGAGATCTCCAGGGCCGAGGAGCGGCGCCGCGAGGCCGACGATGCGCTGGCGCGCGCGGAAAGCGACCAGCGCGAGGCGGACCGCGCCGCGCAGGAGGCGCTGGCCGCGCTCTCCTCCGTGCGCGAACGCCGCATCCGGGCCGAGGAACGTCTCGCCGCCGCCAAGGGGCGCAAGAGCGAGGTCGAGGCGCTGATCGACGAGGCACTGGAGGTCTCCGTCGCAGCCCTTCCGGAGCTGGCCGGGCTGAAGGAGGGGGCGCCGCTGCCCGACCCGGATGCGCTGGAGCGCCGTCTCGACCGGTTGAAGGGCGAGCGCGAACGGCTCGGCGGGGTCAATCTGCGCGCCGACCAGGAACTGGCGGAAATCGAGGAACAGCGCGGCACGCTGATCACCGACCGTGACGACCTGATCGAGGCGATCAAGCGCCTGCGCGGCGGCATCTCGAACATCAACCGCGAGGCGCGCGAGCGCCTGCTGACCGCCTTCGACATCGTCAACGGCCATTTCCAGCGTCTGTTCACCCATCTGTTCGGCGGCGGCACGGCGGAACTCCAGCTGGTCGACGCCGAGGACCCGCTCGACGCCGGGCTGGAGATCATCGCCCGCCCGCCGGGCAAGAAGCCGCAGACCATGACGCTTCTGTCGGGCGGCGAGCAGGCGCTGACCGCCATGGCGCTGATCTTCGCGGTGTTCCTGACCAACCCGGCACCGATCTGCGTGCTCGACGAGGTGGACGCGCCGCTCGACGACGCCAATGTGGAGCGCTACTGCGACCTGCTCGACGAGATGACGCGGTCCACCGAAACCCGCTTCGTCGTGATCACGCACAACCCGATCACCATGGCGCGCATGAACCGTCTGTTCGGCGTGACGATGGCCGAACGCGGCGTGTCGCAGCTGGTTTCCGTGGATCTGGAGACGGCGGAGCGATTCCGCGAGGCCGTGTAG
- a CDS encoding AtpZ/AtpI family protein, with amino-acid sequence MSPDESDDGDRDRRLTEAELSERRDRLVRSLEDRAPKVEDPRAAASSGAGHGFAQAMKLSTEFVAGVVVGAGIGWLIDRGLGTSPWGLIVFLLLGFCAGVLNVLRSAGVVAEPDRRAQDDATHDRTPGSGTDRTPGNETK; translated from the coding sequence ATGTCTCCGGACGAGAGCGACGACGGCGACAGGGATCGCAGGCTCACGGAAGCGGAATTGTCCGAGCGAAGAGACCGGCTGGTTCGATCGCTCGAGGACAGGGCGCCCAAGGTCGAGGATCCCAGGGCTGCCGCGTCTTCGGGCGCCGGACACGGGTTCGCGCAGGCCATGAAGCTGTCGACGGAATTCGTCGCGGGCGTTGTGGTCGGAGCGGGGATCGGCTGGCTGATCGACAGAGGATTGGGAACGAGTCCCTGGGGCTTGATCGTCTTCCTTCTGTTGGGCTTTTGTGCGGGCGTCCTGAATGTGCTGCGATCCGCCGGCGTCGTGGCCGAGCCTGACAGGCGGGCACAGGATGACGCGACGCATGACCGGACGCCGGGCAGCGGGACTGACCGGACGCCGGGCAATGAGACGAAGTGA
- a CDS encoding F0F1 ATP synthase subunit A, with protein sequence MANDPISQFQIKSLVPIEVGGLDLSFTNSSLFMVATTAAVAAFLILSTNGRGLVPGRWQSMAELSYEFVANTLRSSAGNEGMRFFPLVFSLFMFVLIANLFGMFPYFFTVTSHIIVTFMLALLVIGTVTVYGFAKHGAKFLHLFAPSGVPPVMYILVTPIEVISFLSRPVSLSVRLFANMLAGHITLKVFAGFVVSLLAAEGLGVFGPLLSILPLIMTIAITALEFLVSFLQAYVFTVLTCMYLNDALHPSH encoded by the coding sequence GTGGCGAACGATCCGATCTCGCAATTTCAGATCAAATCCCTTGTTCCGATCGAGGTCGGAGGTCTCGACCTTTCCTTCACCAACTCCTCGCTGTTCATGGTCGCGACGACCGCGGCCGTGGCCGCGTTCCTGATCCTGTCGACGAACGGGCGCGGGCTGGTGCCGGGGCGCTGGCAGTCGATGGCGGAGCTCAGCTACGAGTTCGTCGCCAACACCTTGCGAAGCTCGGCCGGCAATGAGGGCATGCGCTTCTTCCCGCTGGTGTTCTCGCTCTTCATGTTCGTGTTGATCGCCAACCTGTTCGGCATGTTCCCCTATTTCTTCACCGTCACCAGCCACATCATCGTCACCTTCATGCTGGCGCTGCTGGTGATCGGGACCGTCACGGTCTATGGCTTCGCCAAGCATGGCGCGAAGTTCCTGCATCTCTTCGCGCCTTCCGGCGTGCCGCCGGTGATGTACATCCTGGTGACGCCGATCGAGGTCATCTCGTTCCTGTCGCGCCCGGTCAGCCTGTCGGTGCGTCTGTTCGCCAACATGCTCGCCGGCCACATCACGCTGAAGGTGTTCGCCGGCTTCGTGGTGTCGCTTCTGGCGGCGGAAGGGCTCGGGGTCTTCGGGCCGCTGCTCTCGATCCTGCCGCTGATCATGACCATCGCCATCACGGCGCTGGAGTTCCTGGTGTCCTTCCTCCAGGCCTATGTTTTCACGGTTCTGACTTGCATGTACCTCAACGATGCGCTGCATCCGAGCCACTAG
- a CDS encoding F0F1 ATP synthase subunit C: protein MEAEAAKYIGAGLACLGMGGAALGLGNIFGNYLSGALRNPSAADGQFGRLILGFAVTEALGIFSLLVALLLLFAV from the coding sequence ATGGAAGCTGAAGCAGCAAAGTACATCGGTGCCGGTCTCGCCTGTCTCGGCATGGGCGGTGCCGCCCTCGGCCTCGGCAACATCTTCGGCAACTACCTGTCGGGCGCGCTGCGCAACCCGTCCGCCGCCGACGGCCAGTTCGGCCGCCTCATCCTCGGCTTCGCCGTGACCGAGGCGCTCGGCATTTTCTCGCTTCTCGTCGCGCTCCTCCTGCTCTTCGCCGTCTAA
- a CDS encoding F0F1 ATP synthase subunit B, with translation MATTSAETQTGTVVPADAQGSAGFPPFDGSTYASQILWLAITFGLLYWIMAKVALPRISGILEDRRDRIAGDIAEANRLNEESNAAIAAYEQALAEARANAHKIAQETRDKLKADVERRRAATEKDLAEKLSAAESRIRDIKAAAMENVGEIATDTTSALVEQLIGKAPTKTELSKAVDGAMK, from the coding sequence ATGGCCACCACGAGTGCCGAAACCCAAACCGGAACCGTCGTCCCCGCCGACGCGCAGGGCTCGGCCGGCTTCCCGCCGTTCGACGGCTCCACCTACGCCTCCCAGATCCTCTGGCTCGCGATCACCTTCGGCCTGCTCTACTGGATCATGGCCAAGGTCGCCCTGCCGCGCATCAGCGGGATCCTCGAGGATCGCCGCGACCGGATCGCCGGCGATATCGCCGAGGCGAACCGTCTGAACGAAGAGAGCAACGCCGCGATCGCCGCCTACGAGCAGGCGCTGGCCGAGGCCCGGGCGAACGCCCACAAGATCGCTCAGGAAACGCGCGACAAGCTGAAGGCCGACGTCGAGCGCCGCCGCGCGGCGACCGAGAAGGATCTGGCCGAAAAGCTGTCCGCCGCGGAATCCCGGATCCGGGACATCAAGGCGGCCGCGATGGAAAACGTCGGCGAGATCGCCACGGACACCACCTCCGCGCTGGTCGAGCAATTGATCGGCAAGGCGCCGACGAAGACGGAACTGTCCAAGGCCGTCGACGGCGCGATGAAGTGA
- a CDS encoding F0F1 ATP synthase subunit B, with amino-acid sequence MDSSAWALIGLILFLALLAYLKVPGMVGSGLDKRADGIRKELDDARRLREEAQSLLAEYQRRRQEAEEEAAGIVAEAKREADRLTEEANAALEEMIARRTEAAERKIAQAEGQAIAEVRGRAADIAILAAEHILAGKVSGKPGEELLAKSIEEVKARLN; translated from the coding sequence ATGGATTCTTCTGCATGGGCCCTCATTGGCCTCATTCTCTTTCTTGCCCTGCTCGCCTATCTCAAGGTGCCGGGCATGGTCGGCTCCGGGCTCGACAAGCGCGCCGACGGCATCCGCAAGGAACTCGATGACGCGCGCAGGCTGCGCGAGGAAGCCCAGTCGCTGCTGGCCGAATACCAGCGCCGTCGTCAGGAGGCCGAGGAAGAGGCCGCCGGCATCGTCGCGGAGGCCAAGCGCGAGGCGGATCGCCTGACCGAGGAGGCCAATGCCGCCCTTGAGGAAATGATCGCGCGCCGCACGGAAGCCGCCGAGCGCAAGATCGCCCAGGCCGAGGGCCAGGCCATCGCCGAGGTGCGCGGACGCGCCGCCGACATCGCGATCCTGGCGGCCGAGCATATTCTGGCCGGCAAGGTGTCGGGGAAGCCGGGCGAGGAGCTTCTCGCCAAGAGCATCGAGGAAGTGAAGGCGCGGCTCAACTGA
- a CDS encoding ribonuclease HII, producing the protein MDFALKTALSLDLPARLDPGVERGLASRFGHCLAGIDEAGRGPWAGPVACAAVILDYDDLPQGLGDSKTLSAATRERLYEEILGRAHVGVAFAAPATIDRLNIRAATLAAMSKAAAALDMAPAACLIDGRDVPPGLPCPGQSAIKGDGRLLCIAAASIVAKVTRDRLMARMGRVWPAYGFAGHKGYGTAAHATGLSEYGPCPLHRRSFRPVAAVSKRDGSR; encoded by the coding sequence ATGGACTTCGCGCTTAAGACCGCCCTGTCGCTCGACCTCCCCGCCCGCCTCGATCCAGGCGTCGAGCGCGGACTGGCGTCGCGCTTCGGCCATTGCCTCGCCGGCATCGACGAGGCCGGGCGCGGCCCCTGGGCGGGTCCGGTCGCCTGCGCGGCCGTCATCCTCGATTACGACGATCTTCCCCAGGGGCTCGGCGATTCCAAGACCCTGAGCGCGGCCACGCGCGAGCGTCTCTACGAGGAGATCCTCGGCCGGGCACACGTCGGTGTTGCCTTCGCGGCCCCCGCGACCATCGACCGGCTGAATATCCGCGCCGCCACGCTGGCCGCGATGAGCAAGGCCGCCGCCGCACTCGACATGGCGCCGGCCGCTTGTCTGATCGACGGGCGGGACGTGCCGCCGGGCCTGCCCTGCCCGGGCCAGTCGGCCATCAAGGGCGACGGCCGGCTGCTGTGCATTGCCGCCGCCTCGATCGTCGCCAAGGTGACCCGGGACCGCCTGATGGCGCGCATGGGTCGTGTCTGGCCCGCCTATGGCTTCGCCGGACACAAGGGCTACGGTACCGCCGCGCATGCCACCGGGCTCTCCGAGTACGGCCCCTGCCCGCTGCATCGCCGAAGTTTTCGCCCCGTCGCAGCCGTCTCCAAACGGGACGGCAGCCGCTGA
- a CDS encoding PA0069 family radical SAM protein: MAGRFERESSQAFDDGWATLEDLPPLKTEVHEERARTIITRNESPDISFDRSINPYRGCEHGCIYCFARPSHAYVGLSPGIDFETKLTVKPNAAELLERELAKPGYKPRTIAIGTNTDPYQPVERERRIMREILEVLDRCSHPVGIVTKSALILRDLDLLAPMAERGLVKVALSVTTLDRKLARSMEPRAATPTRRLSAIRALSEAGIPTSVMVAPVIPALTDSEMERILDAAQEHGAAEAGYILLRLPIEVSPLFRDWLLRNRPDSFRHVMSLVRSMRGGKDYDAQWGKRMRGEGPYARQLAQRFSLACRRLGLNTRRRPLATDLFAPPSAGGVQLQLF, encoded by the coding sequence ATGGCCGGGCGCTTCGAGCGCGAAAGCTCGCAGGCCTTCGACGACGGCTGGGCGACGCTGGAGGATCTGCCGCCGCTCAAGACCGAGGTGCACGAAGAGCGGGCGCGCACGATCATCACCCGCAACGAATCGCCGGATATCTCCTTCGACCGGTCGATCAATCCCTATCGCGGCTGCGAACACGGCTGCATCTATTGTTTCGCCCGTCCCAGCCATGCCTATGTCGGGCTCTCTCCGGGCATCGATTTCGAGACGAAACTCACCGTCAAGCCGAATGCGGCCGAACTGCTGGAGCGCGAACTGGCGAAACCGGGGTACAAGCCGCGCACCATCGCCATCGGCACCAACACCGACCCCTATCAGCCGGTCGAACGCGAGCGCCGCATCATGCGCGAGATCCTGGAGGTGCTCGACCGCTGCAGCCATCCGGTCGGCATCGTCACCAAATCCGCTCTGATCCTGCGTGATCTCGATCTTCTGGCCCCGATGGCCGAGCGCGGTCTCGTCAAGGTGGCGCTCTCCGTCACCACGCTCGATCGCAAGCTCGCCCGCTCCATGGAGCCACGTGCCGCGACGCCCACCCGCCGGCTCTCCGCAATCCGGGCGTTGTCGGAGGCGGGGATCCCGACCTCCGTGATGGTCGCGCCCGTGATTCCGGCGCTGACCGATTCGGAGATGGAACGCATTCTGGACGCGGCGCAGGAGCATGGCGCGGCCGAGGCCGGCTATATATTGCTGCGCCTGCCGATCGAGGTCAGTCCGCTGTTTCGCGACTGGCTGCTGCGCAACCGTCCGGACAGCTTCCGCCATGTGATGAGCCTCGTGCGCTCCATGCGCGGAGGAAAGGACTATGACGCGCAATGGGGCAAGCGCATGCGCGGCGAGGGCCCCTATGCCCGCCAGCTCGCGCAGCGCTTCTCGCTCGCCTGCCGGCGGCTCGGGCTCAATACGCGCCGAAGACCGCTCGCCACGGATCTGTTTGCCCCGCCGTCCGCAGGCGGGGTGCAATTGCAGCTCTTCTGA
- a CDS encoding AraC family transcriptional regulator, giving the protein MTGARLPLAAHVKVATREVARAEEEVGRIFCAHRLKPLDRAQTFSAVHNSRRFPGGSINYVAYGGDVEIDPGCLEKFFLLQIPVRGGADIACGSDISQTRPGRAASLLSPTRPTIMKWRASCGQLILMLDRSPLEQAMAAYLDAPVEEIVFAPTLKLDTEPGRTIAMQVAHLARLAEDDAPQRQAALQQIAQAVAHSLLWTHDNDRRAALFRLPDTTRGEPRRIADALDYIDAHIDDAIDHAALARHCGCSLRALQSAFKRHRGETLTEAIQARRLALLRERLLGGVGDDSVTDLIYASGFTHLGRAASAYRSAYGERPSDTLRRGR; this is encoded by the coding sequence ATGACGGGCGCACGTCTGCCGCTTGCCGCCCATGTCAAGGTCGCGACCCGGGAGGTTGCCCGGGCCGAGGAGGAAGTCGGGCGGATCTTCTGCGCGCACCGGCTGAAGCCGCTCGACCGTGCCCAGACCTTTTCCGCCGTTCACAACAGCCGCCGCTTTCCCGGCGGGTCCATCAATTATGTCGCCTATGGCGGGGACGTGGAGATCGACCCCGGCTGCCTGGAGAAATTCTTTCTCCTGCAGATCCCGGTGCGGGGCGGCGCGGACATCGCCTGCGGCAGCGACATCAGCCAGACGCGGCCCGGACGCGCCGCCTCGCTCCTGTCGCCCACCCGGCCGACGATCATGAAATGGCGGGCCTCCTGCGGCCAGTTGATCCTGATGCTCGACCGCAGCCCGCTGGAACAGGCCATGGCCGCCTATCTGGACGCGCCGGTGGAGGAAATCGTCTTCGCGCCGACGCTGAAACTGGACACGGAACCCGGGCGCACCATCGCGATGCAGGTGGCGCATCTCGCCCGGCTGGCCGAGGACGACGCGCCGCAGCGCCAGGCCGCATTGCAGCAGATCGCCCAGGCGGTCGCGCACTCGCTGCTGTGGACCCACGACAACGACCGGCGCGCCGCCCTGTTTCGCCTGCCCGACACCACCCGGGGCGAGCCGCGCCGCATCGCCGATGCGCTCGACTACATCGACGCCCATATCGACGACGCCATCGACCACGCCGCGCTCGCCCGTCACTGCGGATGCTCGCTGCGCGCGCTTCAGTCCGCCTTCAAGCGCCATCGCGGCGAGACGCTGACCGAGGCCATTCAGGCCCGCCGCCTGGCCCTGCTGCGCGAACGCCTGCTCGGCGGCGTCGGCGACGACAGTGTCACCGATCTGATCTACGCGTCCGGCTTCACGCATCTGGGACGTGCCGCCAGCGCCTATCGCTCCGCCTACGGAGAGCGTCCGAGCGATACACTCAGGCGCGGAAGATAA
- a CDS encoding cupin domain-containing protein, whose amino-acid sequence MKTSVANMVQVNTDPGITAAGTGLDEVEWNILGHTYWMKSEGEACFCFETLDPPGTFVPPHIHPTQDEFIYVLEGRFDLYLDGQHHQANAGDLVRMPMGIPHGYYNLTDKPTRGLFWVSPARRLRELFDNLHNLGDPEEVVRQSALREVQFLKPEEMAFDPLSLKG is encoded by the coding sequence ATGAAGACGTCCGTCGCCAACATGGTTCAGGTGAACACCGACCCGGGCATCACGGCCGCCGGCACGGGGCTGGACGAGGTGGAATGGAACATCCTCGGCCACACCTACTGGATGAAGTCGGAGGGCGAGGCCTGCTTCTGTTTCGAAACGCTGGACCCGCCGGGCACCTTCGTGCCGCCGCACATCCACCCCACGCAGGATGAGTTCATCTATGTGCTGGAAGGTCGCTTCGACCTCTATCTCGACGGTCAGCACCATCAGGCCAATGCGGGCGACCTGGTGCGCATGCCGATGGGCATTCCGCACGGCTATTACAATCTGACCGACAAGCCGACGCGCGGTCTGTTCTGGGTGAGCCCGGCGCGGCGTCTGCGCGAGCTGTTCGACAATCTCCACAATCTCGGCGACCCGGAAGAGGTCGTGCGCCAGTCCGCCCTGCGCGAGGTGCAGTTCCTCAAGCCGGAGGAGATGGCCTTCGACCCGCTCTCCCTGAAGGGCTGA
- a CDS encoding FAD-dependent oxidoreductase, with translation MVKRKRVCVIGAGVSGLASANAFKARGHEVTVYERGADLGGVWEPSRSYPGIKTQSPKDLYRYSGMAMPDDYPEWPSGRQVYEYLWSFAEKNELLPLIRFSHTVRHIDRRAEGGWRVKVEGTGGQSDTVAFDFVVVASGTFTDKNVLTHRGQQAFEAAGGTVMHSCEYTDPAMIRDKNVVVLGFSKSATDVAVNAVKEGARSVTMVYLEPVWRIPYHFAGLINFKRILYCRASEAMFLPWGAGGIGRAARALAKPLIWANWRALEALLTMQHGLKKLGLRPEKPIETTISCGLPIATEGFFDLVKAGRIRTIQGTFDHYEDGQVVLTGGEKLPLDVAIQATGWKLGVPYLDEAARAALLEDDGQYRLYRLIVNPDLPDLGFVGFNSSFATVLTSDMAAQWLVRYADGKLARQPTHKTMREWIAAHLAWRRKDRPAAKVYGGLCSAPFHFHHLDELLADMGARKRRRANPLAEAFLPPDADAYAAYLASVPEYRVDGTGTRAVRPDAPAPAATGQPVGA, from the coding sequence ATGGTCAAGCGCAAGCGCGTCTGCGTCATCGGCGCCGGCGTCAGCGGACTTGCGTCCGCCAACGCCTTCAAGGCCCGGGGGCATGAGGTTACCGTCTACGAACGCGGCGCCGATCTCGGCGGCGTGTGGGAGCCGTCGCGCTCCTACCCCGGCATCAAGACCCAAAGCCCGAAGGATCTCTATCGCTATTCCGGCATGGCGATGCCGGACGACTATCCCGAATGGCCCTCCGGCCGGCAGGTCTACGAGTATCTGTGGAGTTTCGCGGAAAAGAACGAGCTGCTGCCGCTGATCCGCTTCTCCCACACCGTCCGCCATATCGACCGGCGCGCCGAGGGCGGCTGGCGGGTGAAGGTGGAAGGGACCGGCGGGCAGAGCGACACCGTCGCCTTCGATTTCGTCGTGGTCGCCAGCGGCACCTTCACCGACAAGAACGTCCTCACCCACCGGGGCCAGCAGGCCTTCGAGGCGGCCGGCGGCACGGTGATGCATTCGTGCGAATACACCGACCCGGCGATGATCCGAGACAAGAATGTCGTCGTGCTCGGCTTCTCCAAGTCCGCGACGGATGTGGCGGTCAACGCGGTGAAGGAGGGCGCGCGCTCGGTCACCATGGTCTACCTGGAGCCGGTCTGGCGCATTCCCTACCATTTCGCCGGGCTGATCAACTTCAAGCGCATTCTTTATTGCCGGGCGTCGGAGGCGATGTTCCTGCCCTGGGGGGCGGGCGGCATCGGACGGGCCGCGCGGGCGCTCGCCAAACCGCTGATCTGGGCGAACTGGCGGGCTCTGGAAGCGCTGCTCACCATGCAGCACGGCCTGAAGAAACTGGGCCTCAGGCCCGAGAAGCCCATCGAGACGACGATTTCCTGCGGTCTGCCGATCGCGACCGAAGGCTTCTTCGATCTCGTCAAGGCGGGCCGGATCCGGACGATCCAGGGCACCTTCGACCACTACGAGGACGGCCAGGTGGTGCTGACCGGCGGCGAGAAACTGCCCCTCGACGTGGCGATCCAGGCGACCGGCTGGAAGCTCGGCGTGCCTTATCTCGATGAGGCCGCGCGCGCCGCGCTGCTGGAGGACGACGGGCAATACCGGCTCTATCGGCTGATCGTCAATCCGGACCTGCCGGATCTCGGGTTCGTCGGCTTCAATTCGTCCTTCGCGACCGTGCTGACCAGCGACATGGCGGCGCAATGGCTGGTGCGCTATGCCGACGGCAAGCTGGCCCGCCAGCCGACGCACAAGACCATGCGCGAGTGGATCGCCGCGCATCTGGCGTGGCGGCGCAAGGACCGTCCGGCGGCCAAGGTCTATGGTGGGCTGTGTTCGGCGCCCTTCCACTTCCACCATCTCGACGAACTGCTCGCCGACATGGGGGCGCGCAAGCGGCGCAGGGCCAATCCGCTCGCCGAGGCCTTCCTGCCCCCGGATGCGGACGCCTATGCCGCCTATCTCGCGAGCGTTCCGGAGTATCGCGTGGACGGGACCGGGACGCGGGCCGTCCGTCCCGACGCCCCTGCGCCGGCCGCGACCGGGCAGCCGGTCGGGGCGTGA